The proteins below come from a single Alnus glutinosa chromosome 9, dhAlnGlut1.1, whole genome shotgun sequence genomic window:
- the LOC133877551 gene encoding probable protein phosphatase 2C 25: MSCSVAVSSSPVFSPSSTLFYNKASMISPSHEALTLTLTHLKPPHSSSSSSSAALSSPKSPSSPFRIRLAKPPSGLSSPSISASGSSTTSPSTVLKRKRPARLAIPVATSFVAPGTPSVAAREVVEEEGDGYSVYCKRGRREAMEDRYSAVLNVQGDSKQSLFGVFDGHGGAKAAEFAAENLDKNIIDEVMSRGDEKIEEAVKQGYLNTDSDFLKEDVCSGSCCVTALIRKGNLVVSNAGDCRAVMSRGGVAESLTSDHRPSRKDEKDRIEATGGYVDFCHGAWRIQGSLAVSRGIGDQHLKQWVIAEPDTKVLRIKPEYEFLILASDGLWDKVSDQEAVDLARPWCLGIDKPEPLTACKNLADLSVSRGSCDDISVMLIQLQRYI, from the exons ATGTCTTGCTCGGTTGCGGTTTCGAGCTCTCCAGTCTTCTCGCCCTCGTCGACGCTGTTCTACAACAAGGCCTCGATGATCTCACCCTCGCACGAAGCGCTAACGCTAACGCTAACCCACCTAAAGCCTCCACACtcgtcgtcttcttcttcttcggctgCTCTGTCTTCTCCTAAGTCGCCGTCCTCGCCTTTTAGGATTCGGCTTGCGAAGCCGCCAAGTGGGTTGTCTTCTCCTTCGATTTCGGCTTCTGGGTCGTCGACGACGTCGCCGAGTACGGTTCTGAAGAGGAAGAGGCCGGCAAGGCTTGCTATTCCGGTGGCAACTAGTTTTGTGGCTCCGGGGACGCCGTCAGTGGCGGCGAGGGAGGTTGTGGAGGAAGAGGGAGATGGGTATTCTGTGTACTGCAAGAGAGGGAGGAGAGAGGCTATGGAGGACCGTTACTCTGCTGTCCTTAACGTTCAGGGAGATTCCAAACAG TCTTTATTTGGTGTATTTGATGGGCATGGAGGTGCAAAAGCTGCTGAGTTTGCGGCAGAAAACTTGGATAAGAACATAATAGACGAAGTGATGAGCAGGGGTGATGAGAAAATTGAGGAGGCCGTCAAGCAAGGTTACTTGAATACAGACTCCGATTTTTTGAAAGAAGATGTATGCAGTGGCTCTTGCTGTGTGACAGCGCTGATCAGGAAAGGGAACCTTGTTGTATCTAATGCTGGTGACTGTCGTGCTGTTATGAGCAGAGGTGGTGTTGCTGAGAGCCTGACCTCTGATCATCGACCTTCaaggaaagatgaaaaggacagAATTGAGGCCACG GGTGGCTATGTTGATTTTTGCCATGGTGCTTGGAGAATTCAGGGATCTCTGGCTGTGTCTAGAGGGATTGGTGATCAGCACCTTAAACAATGGGTCATAGCAGAGCCGGATACAAAAGTCCTTAGAATCAAACCAGAATATGAGTTCTTAATCTTAGCATCGGATGGTTTATGGGATAAG GTTAGTGATCAGGAAGCAGTAGATCTTGCTCGTCCTTGGTGCCTGGGCATTGATAAACCAGAACCATTGACTGCCTGTAAAAATCTTGCAGACCTTTCGGTTTCGCGAGGCTCTTGTGACGATATAAGCGTGATGCTAATCCAACTGCAGCGCTACATTTGA
- the LOC133878571 gene encoding ERBB-3 BINDING PROTEIN 1 has translation MSDEEREEKELDLTTPEVVTKYKSVAEIVNRALQLVISECKPKAKIVDICEKGDAFIREQTGNMYKNVKRKIERGVAFPTCVSVNNTVCHFSPLASDEAVLEEGDMIKIDMGCHIDGFIAVVAHTHVLQEGPVTGRAADVIAATNTAAEVALRLVRPGRKNKEVTDAIQKVAAVYDCKIVEGVLSHQLKQFVIDGNKVVLSVSSPETRVDDAEFEENEVYAVDIVTSTGDGKPKLLDERQTTIYKRAVDRNYHLKMKASRFIFSEISQKFPIMPFTARALEEKRARLGLVECVNHDLLQPYPVLHEKPGDLVAHIKFTVLLMPNGSDRITSHPLQELQPTKSIDNDPEIKAWLALGIKTKKKGGGKKKKGKRGDKVEDSAEAEAMDAENGVATQE, from the exons ATGTCGGAcgaggagagagaagagaaagagtTGGATCTCACAACGCCTGAGGTTGTCACCAAGTACAAGAGTGTTGCCGAAATTGTCAACA GGGCTTTGCAGTTAGTGATATCGGAATGCAAACCCAAAGCGAAGATTGTGGATATATGCGAGAAAGGCGATGCCTTTATCAGAGA GCAAACTGGGAACATGTACAAGAATGTTAAGAGGAAAATTGAGAGGGGTGTTGCTTTTCCCACGTGTGTTTCTGTAAACAATACGGTTTGCCACTTCTCGCCGCTTGCAAGTGACGAGGCCGTGTTGGAAGAAGGTGATATGATAAAGAT TGATATGGGATGTCACATTGACGGTTTTATTGCTGTAGTCGCACATACTCATGTTCTTCAAGAGGGGCCGGTGACGGGTAGGGCAGCAGATGTTATTGCAGCAACCAATACAGCTGCTGAAGTTGCTTTGAGACTTGTAAGGCCTGGAAGAAAG AACAAAGAAGTGACAGATGCTATTCAGAAAGTTGCTGCTGTCTATGATTGCAAGATTGTTGAAGGTGTTCTGAGTCACCAGCTGAAGCAGTTTGTGATTGATGGAAACAAGGTTGTACTGAGTGTGTCCAGTCCGGAAACAAGAGTTGATGATGCAGAATTTGAGGAAAATGAAGTCTATGCTGTTGATATAGTCACCAGCACAGGTGATGGCAAG CCTAAGCTGTTGGATGAGCGTCAAACAACTATATATAAGAGAGCTGTTGACAGAAATTATCACTTGAAGATGAAAGCATCGAGGTTCATCTTCAGTGAAATTAGTCAGAAATTTCCCATCATGCCATTTACGGCAAG GGCTTTGGAAGAGAAGAGAGCTCGACTAGGACTGGTGGAATGTGTGAACCATGATCTGTTGCAGCCATATCCTGTTCTCCATGAGAAACCAG GTGATTTAGTTGCGCATATTAAATTCACAGTTCTACTAATGCCAAATGGGTCAGACAGGATCACTTCTCATCCTCTACAGGAGCTGCAGCCCACAAAGTCTATTGATAATGATCCTGAAATCAAGGCCTGGCTGGCTCTTGGCattaaaacaaagaagaaaggtggtgggaagaagaagaaag GCAAAAGAGGCGACAAAGTGGAGGATTCAGCAGAAGCTGAGGCAATGGATGC
- the LOC133876680 gene encoding mitogen-activated protein kinase kinase kinase 17-like has translation MVCWVRGKCIGKGSFGTVTLGVNVSDGAVFAVKSVDRNSGLPGHVEALENEIRILRSLSSPYVVGFLGEDVTYEPPTTSFRNLHLEYLAGGTAAKPCVPDVDERIVRSYTWCVVSALKYVHSRGIVHCDVKGRNILVGPSLNSAKLADFGSAIESTRETRRAPIVPRGSPLWMAPEVIRRESQGPESDVWSLGCTVIEMVTGKPAWEDHGADTLSRIGFSDELPVFPARLSELGRDFLEKCLMRDPKKRWSCDQLLQHPFLSAAGFPNSVVYSSPRCVLDWANLEFEEYESEENGPGPSPNSDSNSQSYETSARDRIGKLATTAGENWESDGWVAVRALACDTVAVGGRYSGDEGEGTSPEYPKLTRTEEETTGTSERTCLEYSNSGGGLLLGRLTNDSNNNPQCDFGFGCACRAGSPCRCGTQKADFAVGSVLFSLLLFEAYLTEIVLNKLLFIFFLFYSWPHFSTHVNNWRLYRVVDAHKYGEN, from the coding sequence ATGGTTTGCTGGGTTAGAGGGAAGTGCATAGGGAAGGGCTCGTTCGGTACCGTGACGCTCGGAGTGAACGTATCGGACGGTGCCGTTTTTGCTGTGAAGTCCGTTGATCGGAACTCGGGTCTGCCCGGTCACGTGGAGGCGCTGGAGAACGAGATTCGGATCCTCCGCTCGCTCTCCTCGCCTTACGTGGTGGGGTTCCTCGGCGAAGACGTGACTTACGAGCCCCCCACGACGTCGTTCCGGAACCTCCACTTGGAGTACTTGGCAGGTGGCACCGCGGCAAAACCGTGCGTCCCTGACGTGGACGAGAGGATTGTGCGGTCGTACACCTGGTGTGTCGTCTCGGCGTTGAAGTACGTACACTCCAGAGGCATTGTCCACTGCGACGTCAAGGGAAGGAACATTCTGGTGGGGCCGAGTTTAAACTCGGCCAAACTCGCCGATTTCGGGTCGGCGATTGAGAGCACTAGGGAAACGAGAAGGGCTCCGATTGTGCCACGCGGGAGTCCTTTGTGGATGGCACCGGAGGTAATTAGGCGGGAATCTCAGGGGCCAGAGTCCGACGTGTGGTCGTTAGGCTGCACGGTCATCGAGATGGTCACCGGAAAGCCGGCGTGGGAAGACCACGGAGCCGATACGCTGAGTCGAATCGGGTTCTCGGATGAGCTGCCCGTGTTTCCGGCCCGGTTGTCGGAACTCGGCCGAGATTTTCTCGAGAAGTGCCTCATGAGAGACCCGAAAAAGCGGTGGAGCTGCGATCAGCTGCTACAGCATCCATTTTTGTCGGCAGCGGGGTTTCCCAACTCGGTCGTCTACTCGTCGCCGCGCTGCGTGCTCGACTGGGCTAACTTGGAGTTTGAGGAATACGAGAGCGAAGAGAATGGGCCTGGGCCGAGCCCGAATTCTGATTCCAATTCTCAAAGTTACGAAACTTCGGCGAGGGACAGGATCGGTAAATTGGCGACAACGGCGGGGGAAAATTGGGAATCGGATGGTTGGGTGGCGGTGAGGGCCTTGGCATGTGACACGGTGGCAGTGGGTGGGAGGTATAGTGGGGACGAAGGGGAGGGGACAAGTCCGGAATATCCGAAGTTGACGAGGACAGAGGAGGAAACAACGGGGACAAGTGAGAGGACATGTTTGGAATATTCGAATTCTGGTGGCGGGCTTTTACTGGGTAGGCTGACCAATGACAGTAATAATAATCCCCAGTGCGACTTTGGGTTTGGGTGTGCTTGCAGAGCTGGCTCGCCTTGTCGGTGTGGGACGCAAAAGGCAGATTTTGCGGTGGGGAGTGTGTTATTCTCATTATTGTTGTTCGAAGCTTACTTGACAGAAATAGTcttgaataaattattattcatattctttctcttttattcttGGCCTCATTTTTCTACGCATGTGAACAACTGGCGTCTGTACAGAGTGGTAGATGCTCATAAATATGGTGAGAACTGA
- the LOC133878063 gene encoding clathrin heavy chain 2-like has product MSGSTPSQTAANAPITARETLTLPSLGINPQFITFTHVTMESDKYICVRETSPQNSVVIVDMTMPNQPLRRPITADSALMNPNSRILALKAQVAGTTQDHLQIFNIELKAKVKSHQMPEQVVFWKWITPKMLGLVTQTSVYHWSIEGDSEPLKMFERAANLANNQIINYRCDPTEKWLVLVGIAPGPPERPQLVKGNMQLFSVDQQRSQALEAHAASFATFKVPGNENPSILICFASKTLNAGQVASKMHVIELGAQPGKPSFSKKQADLFFPPDFPDDFPVSMQISQKYGLIYVITKLGLLFVYDLETATAVYRNRISPDPIFLTAEASSVGGFYAINRRGQVLLATVNEDTIVKFVSGSLNNLELAVNLAKRANLPGADELVVQRFQELFAQTKYKEAAELAAESPRGILRTPDTVAKFQSVPVQAGQTPPLLQYFGTLLTRGKLNGFESLELSRLVVNQNKKNLLENWLAEDKLECSEELGDLVKTVDGDLALKIYIKARATPKVVAAFAERREFDKILIYSKQVGYTPDYLFLLQTILRSDPQGAVNFALMMSQMEGGCPVDYNTITDLFLQRNLIREATAFLLDVLKPNLPEHGFLQTKVLEINLVTFPNVADAILANGMFSHYDRPRIAQLCEKAGLYLRALQHYTELPDIKRVIVNTHAIEPQSLVEFFGTLSKEWALECMKDLLVVNLRGNLQLIVQAAKEYSEHLGVDACIKLFEQFKSYEGLYFFLGSYLSSSEDPDIHFKYIEAAAKTGQIKEVERVTRESNFYDPEKTKNFLMEAKLPDARPLINVCDRFGFVPDLTHYLYTSNMLRYIEGYVQKVNPGNAPLVVGQLLDDECPEDFIKGLILSVRSLLPVEPLVEECEKRNRLRLLTQFLEHLVSEGSQDVHVHNALGKIIIDSNNNPEHFLTTNPYYDSRVVGKYCEKRDPTLAVVAYRRGQCDDELINVTNKNSLFKLQARYVVERMDGDLWENVLNPENEYRRQLIDQVVSTALPESKSPEQVSAAVKAFMTADLPHELIELLEKIVLQNSAFSGNFNLQNLLILTAIKADPSRVMDYINRLDNFDGPAVGEVAVEAQLYEEAFAIFKKFNLNVQAVNVLLDNIRSIERAVEFAFRVEEDAVWSQVAKAQLREGLVSDAIESFIRADDTTQFLDVIRAAEDANVYHDLVKYLLMVRQKTKEPKVDSELIYAYAKIDRLSDIEEFILMPNVANLQNVGDRLYDEALYEAAKIIYAFISNWAKLAVTLVKLKQFQGAVDAARKANSSKTWKEVCFACVDAEEFRLAQICGLNIIIQVDDLEEVSEYYQNRGCFNELISLMESGLGLERAHMGIFTELGVLYARYRPEKLMEHIKLFSTRLNIPKLIRACDEQQHWMELTYLYIQYDEFDNAATTIMNHSPEAWDHMQFKDVIVKVASVELYYRAVHFYLQEHPDLINDLLNVLALRVDHTRVVDIMRKAGHLRLVKPYMVAVQSNDVSAVNEALNEIYIEEEDYDRLRESIDLHDNFDHIGLAQKIEKHELLEMRRVAAYIYKKAGRWKQSIALSKKDNLYKDAMETCSQSGDRELSEELLVYFIEQGKKECFASCLFVCYDLIRPDVVLELAWMNNIIDFAFPYLLQFSREYTSKVDELVKDKLEAQKEVKAKAREEQDVVAQQNMYAQLLPLALPAPPMPGPSGGFAPPPMGGMGMPPMPAFGMPSMAPY; this is encoded by the exons ATGTCTGGCTCCACGCCCTCCCAGACCGCGGCCAACGCCCCCATCACTGCGAGAGAAACCCTAACT CTACCGAGCCTGGGGATCAACCCGCAGTTCATCACGTTCACGCACGTGACGATGGAGTCGGACAAGTACATCTGCGTGAGAGAAACGTCGCCGCAGAACAGCGTGGTCATCGTCGACATGACCATGCCCAATCAGCCCCTCCGCCGGCCTATCACTGCCGACTCGGCCCTCATGAACCCCAATTCCAGAATCCTCGCTCTCAAGG CTCAAGTTGCGGGAACTACTCAGGATCACTTACAAATATTCAACATTGAACTAAAAGCAAAGGTCAAGTCGCATCAGATGCCAGAGCAG GTCGTCTTTTGGAAATGGATCACCCCAAAGATGCTAGGTCTCGTCACACAGACCTCGGTATATCATTGGTCAATTGAAG GTGATTCTGAGCCTTTGAAGATGTTTGAGCGAGCAGCTAATTTGgcaaataatcaaataatcaaCTATCGTTGTGATCCTACTGAAAAGTGGTTGGTCTTGGTTGGAATTGCTCCTGGTCCACCCGAG AGGCCACAACTGGTCAAAGGAAATATGCAGCTTTTCTCTGTGGATCAGCAACGTAGTCAAGCGCTAGAAGCACATGCTGCGTCATTTGCCACATTTAAA GTTCCAGGGAATGAAAATCCTTCAATTCTAATTTGTTTTGCCTCAAAGACCTTGAATGCTGGACAAGTTGCATCGAAGATGCATGTTATTGAACTTGGTGCCCAGCCAG GCAAACCATCATTTTCCAAGAAACAGGCAGATCTATTCTTTCCCCCAGATTTTCCTGATGACTTTCCTGTTTCAATGCAG ATATCGCAAAAATATGGTTTAATATATGTGATCACGAAGCTTGGACTTCTTTTTGTGTATGACCTAGAGACTGCTACTGCAGTATATAGAAATCGAATCAGTCCAGATCCTATATTTTTGACAGCAGAAGCTTCATCAGTTGGGGGCTTTTATGCCATCAATAGACGTGGACAGGTGTTACTTGCCACTGTAAATGAAGACACAATTGTAAAATTTGTTAGTGGATCG TTGAACAATTTGGAACTTGCTGTTAATCTCGCCAAAAGAGCAAACCTTCCTGGTGCAGATGAGCTG GTTGTCCAGCGGTTTCAAGAGTTGTTTGCTCAGACTAAGTATAAGGAGGCTGCAGAGCTTGCTGCAGAATCTCCTCGGGGAATACTTCGTACCCCTGATACTGTTGCCAAATTTcag AGTGTTCCTGTGCAAGCAGGGCAAACACCACCACTATTGCAGTACTTTGGAACACTGTTGACGAGAGGAAAACTCAATGGTTTTGAGTCTTTGGAATTATCACGCCTTGTTGTAAACCAGAACAAAAAGAATCTTTTGGAGAATTGGTTGGCAGAGGACAAGCTGGAATGTAGTGAGGAGCTTGGAGATCTTGTGAAG ACAGTTGATGGTGACCTTGCGctgaaaatatatatcaaaGCTAGGGCAACTCCAAAAGTTGTTGCAGCATTTGCTGAGAGGAGGGAGTTTGACAAGATTTTGATATACTCAAAGCAG GTTGGGTACACACCTGATTATTTGTTCCTTCTGCAAACGATTTTGCGGTCAGATCCCCAG GGGGCTGTTAATTTTGCACTGATGATGTCTCAAATGGAGGGAGGCTGCCCAGTTGACTACAACACAATAACAGATCTGTTTCTTCAG AGGAACTTAATCCGTGAGGCAACAGCTTTTCTGCTGGATGTGCTGAAGCCGAATCTACCTGAGCATGGCTTCCTTCAAACAAAg GTTTTGGAAATTAACCTTGTGACATTTCCAAATGTTGCGGATGCTATATTAGCCAATGGTATGTTCAGCCATTACGACCGCCCACGTATTGCACAGCTTTGTGAAAAAGCTGGTTTATATTTGCGGGCCCTTCAG CACTATACAGAGTTGCCTGATATTAAACGTGTCATTGTGAATACACATGCAATTGAACCACAG TCTCTTGTTGAGTTCTTTGGAACCCTTTCCAAAGAATGGGCTCTTGAGTGCATGAAAGATCTTCTAGTGGTCAATCTTAGAGGCAATCTTCAGCTAATTGTGCAG GCTGCCAAAGAATACTCTGAGCATTTAGGTGTTGACGCCTGCATAAAACTATTTGAGCAGTTCAAGTCCTATGAAGGGTTATACTTTTTCTTAGGGTCATATTTGAGCTCCAG TGAGGATCCTGATATCCACTTCAAGTACATTGAAGCTGCTGCTAAAACCGGCCAAATTAAGGAGGTAGAACGTGTGACGCGGGAATCTAACTTTTATGACCCTGAGAAGACAAAGAACTTTCTGATGGAAGCGAAGCTTCCAGATGCACGTCCTCTGATTAATGTCTGTGATCGTTTTGGTTTTGTTCCGGATCTCACCCATTACCTATACACTAGTAACATGCTTCGCTATATTGAAGGTTACGTTCAAAAG GTCAATCCAGGAAATGCTCCTCTAGTTGTAGGGCAGCTGTTAGATGATGAGTGCCCCGAAGATTTCATCAAAGGTCTTATTCTTTCAGTTCGTTCTCTTCTTCCTGTTGAGCCCCTGGTGGAAGAATGTGAGAAAAG GAATCGTCTCCGCTTGTTAACTCAGTTCTTAGAGCATCTTGTGAGTGAGGGAAGCCAAGATGTACATGTTCACAATGCTCTGGGTAAAATCATCATAGACAGCAACAATAATCCTGAGCATTTTCTCACAACCAACCCATACTACGATTCTCGTGTCGTGGGAAAATATTGTGAGAAAAGAGATCCCACTCTTGCTGTTGTTGCTTACCGCAGAGGGCAATGCGATGATGAACTTATAAATGTCACAAATAAAAACTCCTTATTCAAACTGCAGGCTAG ATATGTGGTTGAAAGGATGGACGGCGACCTCTGGGAGAACGTTCTTAATCCTGAAAATGAGTATAGAAGGCAGCTAATTGATCAAGTTGTGTCTACTGCTTTGCCTGAAAGCAAAAGTCCGGAGCAAGTGTCAGCAGCTGTTAAAGCTTTTATGACGGCGGATCTTCCACATGAACTAATTGAGCTTCTTGAGAAGATTGTGCTCCAAAATTCGGCATTTAGTGGCAACTTTAATCTGCAGAATCTGCTTATCCTTACTGCCATCAAGGCTGACCCGTCAAGAGTTATGGATTATATTAATAGGTTAGACAATTTTGATGGTCCTGCTGTCGGGGAGGTGGCCGTGGAAGCTCAATTATATGAAGAAGCATTTGCCATCTTTAAAAAGTTCAATTTGAATGTTCAGGCAGTGAATGTGCTGTTGGATAACATTCGTAGCATTGAACGAGCTGTGGAGTTTGCATTCCGGGTTGAAGAAGATGCTGTTTGGAGCCAAGTGGCCAAGGCTCAACTGCGAGAGGGGCTAGTGAGTGATGCTATTGAGTCATTTATCCGTGCAGATGATACCACCCAATTTTTAGATGTCATACGGGCTGCTGAGGATGCAAATGTGTACCATGACTTGGTGAAGTACCTTCTAATGGTTAGGCAGAAGACTAAAGAGCCCAAGGTGGACAGTGAACTTATTTATGCATATGCTAAGATTGATCGGCTCAGCGACATTGAAGAGTTCATTCTCATGCCAAATGTTGCTAATCTCCAAAATGTTGGAGATCGCTTATATGATGAAGCCCTATATGAGGCGGCAAAGATCATATATGCATTTATTTCTAACTGGGCTAAACTGGCAGTTACTCTGGTGAAGCTAAAACAGTTTCAAGGTGCTGTTGATGCAGCTCGGAAAGCCAACAGCTCGAAAACATGGAAGGAAGTCTGCTTTGCCTGTGTTGATGCTGAGGAATTCCGCTTGGCTCAGATATGTGGTCTAAACATCATCATACAG GTGGATGATTTGGAAGAGGTCAGTGAGTATTATCAGAACAGGGGATGCTTTAACGAGCTCATTTCTCTCATGGAGAGTGGACTGGGATTGGAACGTGCTCATATGGGCATCTTTACTGAGTTGGGAGTTCTATATGCAAGATATCGTCCTGAGAAGCTTATGGAGCACATTAAATTGTTCTCAACCCGTCTGAACATTCCAAAGCTCATACGAGCTTGTGATGAACAACAGCATTGGATGGAATTAACTTACTTATACATCCAATATGATGAGTTTGACAATGCTGCAACTACAATAATGAACCACTCCCCGGAAGCATGGGACCACATGCAATTCAAGGATGTGATAGTCAAAGTTGCAAGTGTTGAGCTCTACTATAGGGCTGTGCATTTCTACTTGCAGGAACATCCGGATCTTATCAATGATCTTCTTAATGTGCTTGCCCTTCGTGTAGACCATACCCGTGTGGTGGATATAATGCGAAAG GCTGGTCACCTCCGTCTTGTGAAGCCATACATGGTTGCAGTTCAGAGCAACGATGTTTCTGCTGTAAACGAAGCTTTGAATGAGATTTACATAGAGGAGGAGGACTATGACAGACTTCGCGAATCAATTGATCTGCATGATAACTTTGATCACATAGGCCTTGCACAGAAG ATTGAGAAACATGAGCTTCTTGAGATGAGGCGTGTTGCTGCTTATATTTATAAGAAAGCAGGCAGATGGAAGCAGTCCATTGCATTGTCAAAGAAAGATAATCTTTACAAGGATGCCATGGAGACATGTTCACAGTCTGGCGACCGTGAACTTTCAGAGGAGTTGCTTGTCTACTTCATTGAGCAG GGAAAGAAAGAGTGTTTTGCATCGTGCCTCTTTGTTTGTTATGACTTAATCCGGCCAGATGTTGTACTTGAGCTAGCATGGATGAACAATATCATTGATTTTGCCTTCCCGTACCTCTTACAG ttttcgcGAGAGTACACAAGCAAGGTAGATGAACTTGTCAAGGACAAACTTGAGGCTCAAAAAGAGGTGAAAGCTAAAGCGAGGGAGGAGCAGGACGTGGTTGCTCAGCAG AATATGTATGCCCAGTTGCTGCCTCTTGCTTTGCCTGCACCACCAATGCCAGGACCAAGTGGCGGTTTTGCTCCACCACCAATGGGCGGGATGGGGATGCCTCCGATGCCAGCTTTCGGCATGCCATCCATGGCTCCCTATTGA